The following coding sequences lie in one Thermomicrobium sp. 4228-Ro genomic window:
- a CDS encoding pyridoxamine 5'-phosphate oxidase family protein, whose protein sequence is MQQQQVIHVATTGSDGWPSVVPLVFFYPGGETLYFHTGAQEGHFLSNIRRDPRVCIEAAEIGPLHPGKPYACNSALVYTSVVAFGRVRIVEDDETKTWFFDRLLETYSDPSLFEPGYPYLDRIVLYDMTIEILTVKHSEGLRH, encoded by the coding sequence CTGCAACAGCAACAGGTCATCCACGTTGCGACGACCGGTTCGGACGGCTGGCCCTCTGTCGTTCCCCTTGTGTTCTTTTACCCAGGTGGCGAGACGTTGTACTTCCACACCGGCGCGCAGGAAGGACATTTTCTTTCCAATATTCGCCGCGATCCCCGAGTCTGCATCGAGGCTGCCGAAATAGGGCCGCTCCATCCTGGGAAACCGTACGCCTGTAACTCGGCACTCGTCTACACCAGTGTCGTCGCCTTCGGGCGCGTGCGCATCGTCGAGGACGACGAGACGAAGACGTGGTTCTTCGACCGGCTGCTGGAGACGTACAGCGATCCCTCGCTGTTCGAACCTGGCTACCCGTACCTCGACCGCATCGTGCTCTATGACATGACGATCGAGATCCTGACCGTGAAGCACAGCGAAGGGCTGCGCCACTGA
- the glgA gene encoding glycogen synthase: MGDVSKVLVLTNEYPPHVYGGAGVHVEYLTRELARSVSVEVRCFGDQDTEQPNLRVRGYLGWEEIRRGGDRRHWSALDALSRNLLMVRDPIDADVIHAHTWYTDLAALWGRLLWERPYVLTVHSLEPLRPWKAEQLGTAYRLSSWMERTAIEAADAVIAVSGATRQDVLHLFAIPPERVHVIHNGIDIDLYRKTSETSALERAGVDLGRPYVLFVGRITRQKGIVHLLDAVRILRPDVQVVLLAGQPDTPELAQAVETRVAELRARRRGIVWIPEMLPRSDVIQFYSHATVFCCPSIYEPFGLINLEAMACECPVVASDVGGIPEVVVDGETGILVHVEVDPERGEPVDPDTFARDLAAAIQRIVDDPELRERLGRNGRARVEQHFSWRAVAQRTLDLYRRLV; encoded by the coding sequence ATGGGCGATGTCTCGAAGGTGTTAGTACTGACCAATGAATACCCGCCGCACGTGTACGGCGGTGCTGGCGTGCATGTCGAGTACCTCACCCGCGAACTCGCTCGCTCCGTTTCGGTCGAAGTGCGCTGCTTCGGCGATCAGGACACCGAGCAGCCCAACCTGCGCGTCCGCGGCTACCTGGGATGGGAAGAGATCCGGCGCGGTGGAGACCGCCGCCATTGGTCGGCCCTCGATGCCTTGTCGCGGAACCTCCTGATGGTACGCGATCCGATCGATGCCGATGTCATCCACGCGCACACCTGGTACACCGACCTGGCAGCGCTCTGGGGCCGACTTCTCTGGGAGCGGCCGTATGTTTTGACCGTCCACTCGCTCGAACCGCTCCGTCCCTGGAAGGCCGAGCAGCTCGGGACCGCCTACCGGTTGAGTTCCTGGATGGAGCGGACAGCGATCGAGGCGGCCGATGCCGTGATCGCCGTATCCGGCGCGACGCGCCAGGATGTCCTCCACCTCTTCGCGATACCGCCGGAGCGCGTCCACGTCATTCACAACGGGATCGATATCGACCTCTATCGCAAGACGAGCGAGACGAGCGCTCTCGAGCGTGCTGGCGTCGACCTCGGCCGGCCGTACGTCCTCTTCGTCGGCCGGATCACGCGCCAAAAGGGGATCGTGCACCTGCTCGATGCGGTACGGATCCTCCGCCCTGACGTCCAGGTCGTCCTCCTGGCTGGGCAGCCGGATACCCCGGAACTCGCGCAGGCGGTCGAGACGCGGGTGGCTGAGCTCCGTGCTCGACGGCGCGGTATCGTCTGGATCCCGGAGATGCTGCCGCGCTCCGACGTCATCCAGTTCTACTCGCACGCGACTGTCTTCTGCTGCCCCTCGATTTACGAGCCGTTCGGCCTCATCAATCTCGAGGCGATGGCCTGCGAGTGCCCGGTCGTGGCCTCCGACGTCGGAGGGATACCGGAAGTGGTCGTCGACGGCGAGACCGGGATCCTGGTGCACGTCGAGGTCGATCCGGAACGCGGCGAGCCGGTCGATCCGGACACCTTCGCCCGCGACCTGGCAGCCGCGATCCAGCGGATCGTCGACGATCCGGAGCTCCGCGAGCGACTCGGTCGGAACGGACGTGCGCGGGTCGAACAGCACTTCAGCTGGCGTGCCGTCGCCCAGCGCACGCTCGACCTCTATCGCCGTTTGGTGTGA
- a CDS encoding thiamine pyrophosphate-dependent dehydrogenase E1 component subunit alpha, whose amino-acid sequence MWKPEPSLADLRYTVEKAGLTPDILLAAYRQMCLIRSFEETIADRYYIGKTPQFNMAAGPIRGEMHLAVGQEAVAVGVGTHLRDPDAVVSTHRPHHHALAKGVPPDKLAAEIFGKVTGLCRGKGGHMHLFDAEHRFSCSGIVGASFPQAAGAAFAFRHRGEPHVAVAFAGEGAANHGTLAETLNAAVLWRLPLVIVIEDNMYADSTPKWQALAQPHQFQRALGFNVPSYLVDGMDLIDVWRAAKDAIERARAGYGPSLIEAVCYRYRGHFEGDAEEYRTREEVERWRQLDPIPRLGERLKRLGWADDTTLERLRREAEEEVARAIAFAEQSPLPDPEEALVGVFR is encoded by the coding sequence ATGTGGAAGCCTGAGCCGAGTCTCGCTGACCTGCGGTACACCGTCGAGAAGGCTGGCTTGACGCCGGACATCCTGCTCGCGGCGTACCGGCAGATGTGTCTCATCCGGTCGTTCGAGGAGACGATCGCCGACCGGTACTACATCGGCAAGACGCCGCAATTCAACATGGCCGCCGGCCCGATCCGCGGCGAGATGCACCTCGCGGTCGGCCAGGAGGCGGTCGCGGTCGGCGTCGGAACGCACCTCCGCGATCCGGACGCTGTCGTCAGCACGCACCGGCCGCATCACCATGCGCTGGCGAAGGGCGTTCCGCCCGACAAGCTCGCCGCCGAGATCTTCGGGAAGGTCACCGGTCTCTGCCGCGGCAAAGGTGGGCACATGCACCTCTTCGATGCCGAGCATCGCTTCTCGTGCAGCGGCATCGTCGGTGCGTCCTTCCCACAGGCGGCTGGTGCGGCGTTCGCGTTCCGGCACCGCGGCGAGCCGCACGTCGCTGTCGCGTTCGCGGGTGAAGGTGCTGCCAATCACGGGACACTCGCCGAGACGCTGAACGCCGCGGTGCTCTGGCGGCTCCCGCTCGTGATCGTCATCGAGGACAATATGTACGCCGATTCGACGCCCAAGTGGCAGGCGCTCGCCCAGCCGCACCAGTTCCAGCGCGCGCTCGGCTTCAACGTCCCGTCCTATCTGGTCGACGGGATGGACCTCATCGATGTGTGGCGAGCGGCCAAAGACGCGATCGAGCGAGCTCGTGCCGGGTACGGTCCGAGCTTGATCGAGGCTGTCTGCTATCGCTACCGGGGCCACTTCGAGGGGGATGCCGAAGAGTACCGCACCCGCGAGGAGGTCGAGCGCTGGCGGCAGCTCGACCCGATCCCGCGACTCGGCGAACGACTCAAGAGGCTCGGTTGGGCCGATGACACGACGCTCGAACGACTGCGCCGCGAGGCGGAGGAAGAAGTCGCCCGGGCGATCGCTTTTGCCGAGCAGAGCCCGTTGCCGGATCCGGAAGAAGCGCTGGTGGGGGTGTTCCGATGA
- a CDS encoding heavy metal translocating P-type ATPase: MVLSATTRSECETLLEELTSEGEIVGVTYYPDQHQLVVRYRHDAAADRVHARARAVAARLADHCAGHGGSCPRCSSTSDPLVVGNGLAGGEQLRTLVVPVRRPEGWSREERVLWWQQHGLLLTTAATGVFLLSAWSTERAGFGGWLPLALYLASYLAGGAYASYRAVVALLQKTVDIDLLMILAAAGAAVLGAWPEGGILLFLFSLGNALEHYALGRTHRAIRSLIALRPDTALAIRDDNEVVLPVEELVPGDEVIVRPGERIPIDGTVVAGDSSVDQSAITGESLPVHKRPGDQVFSGTLNTTGLLRIRVDRPVDESTLARIIRIVEEAREQKSHAQRFAEAFQGKYAIGVIVVSLLAFGLPVALGADPATSFYRAMTLLVAASPCALVISTPASILSALANAARSGVLFKGALQLETIGVVDAVVFDKTGTLTVGKPRVTDVIPTPGVDPIELLRIVAPVEYRSEHPLGLAVVAHAEAAHAFDRTLIDRVTSLTSIPGRGVRAELDGLDVLIGNEALLHDHGVAVPADLQQVAQALRERARTAIYAAVDGRVLGVLGIADTVRPVAREVVERLRALGVRRIVMLTGDNERAARAIAREVGLDEWRADLLPEEKVAVVRELQAAGFRVAMVGDGVNDAPALAAADVGVAMGAAGTDVALETADVVLMSDDLTKLPYSIELSRAARRIIVQNLAIALAVIVILVTSILVRGVPLPLAVVGHEGSTIVVVLNGLRLLAFRPSAASSRIGDAVAPA, encoded by the coding sequence ATGGTACTGTCCGCGACGACACGCAGCGAATGCGAAACGCTCCTGGAGGAGCTCACCAGCGAGGGCGAAATCGTCGGAGTGACCTACTACCCTGACCAGCACCAGCTGGTCGTGCGCTACCGGCACGATGCCGCTGCAGACCGGGTTCATGCTCGCGCCCGTGCCGTCGCAGCACGTCTCGCCGATCATTGCGCTGGACATGGCGGAAGCTGTCCACGCTGTTCCAGCACGAGTGACCCGCTCGTCGTCGGGAACGGTCTAGCTGGCGGTGAGCAGCTGCGCACGCTCGTCGTCCCCGTTCGACGACCCGAAGGATGGAGCCGCGAGGAACGGGTCCTCTGGTGGCAGCAGCACGGACTCCTCCTCACGACTGCTGCGACCGGTGTCTTCCTGCTCTCGGCCTGGTCTACCGAGCGGGCTGGATTCGGTGGTTGGCTCCCGCTCGCCCTCTATCTGGCTTCGTACCTCGCCGGCGGAGCGTACGCCAGCTACCGCGCAGTCGTAGCGCTTCTCCAAAAGACCGTCGATATCGATCTCCTGATGATCCTGGCAGCAGCCGGTGCCGCTGTCCTGGGTGCCTGGCCGGAAGGCGGCATCCTGCTATTTCTCTTCTCTCTCGGGAACGCGCTCGAACACTACGCGCTCGGCCGGACGCATCGGGCCATCCGTTCGCTGATCGCGCTGCGACCGGATACCGCACTCGCCATCCGCGACGATAACGAAGTCGTCCTCCCGGTCGAGGAACTCGTGCCCGGTGACGAAGTCATCGTTCGGCCAGGCGAACGTATCCCGATCGACGGCACGGTCGTCGCGGGAGATTCCAGTGTCGACCAGTCGGCGATCACCGGTGAGTCGCTGCCGGTGCACAAGCGACCGGGGGATCAGGTCTTCAGCGGGACACTCAATACGACCGGCCTGCTCCGAATCCGCGTCGATCGGCCGGTCGATGAGAGCACCCTGGCGCGCATCATTCGGATCGTCGAAGAAGCGCGAGAACAGAAGTCGCACGCTCAGCGGTTCGCCGAAGCGTTCCAGGGGAAATACGCGATAGGTGTGATCGTGGTTTCGCTGCTCGCGTTCGGGTTGCCGGTCGCGTTGGGCGCTGACCCTGCGACGAGTTTCTACCGGGCGATGACGCTCCTCGTCGCTGCCTCTCCCTGCGCACTCGTCATCTCGACGCCGGCCTCGATCCTCTCGGCGCTCGCCAATGCGGCCCGGAGCGGCGTGCTGTTCAAGGGAGCGTTGCAACTCGAGACGATCGGTGTGGTCGATGCCGTGGTCTTCGACAAGACCGGGACACTGACGGTCGGCAAGCCGCGGGTGACCGATGTGATACCGACACCGGGTGTCGACCCGATCGAATTGCTGCGCATCGTCGCACCGGTCGAGTATCGGTCGGAACACCCTCTCGGGCTGGCGGTCGTTGCGCACGCGGAAGCAGCGCACGCGTTCGACCGCACGCTGATCGATCGCGTGACCTCGTTAACCTCCATTCCGGGGCGAGGAGTCCGGGCTGAACTCGACGGTCTGGACGTCCTCATCGGGAACGAGGCACTACTGCACGATCATGGAGTCGCCGTCCCCGCGGATCTCCAACAGGTCGCCCAGGCACTCCGCGAGCGTGCCCGGACGGCGATCTATGCCGCGGTCGACGGGCGCGTTCTGGGAGTGCTCGGTATCGCGGATACCGTCCGACCAGTCGCGCGGGAGGTGGTCGAGCGCCTGCGCGCGCTCGGCGTCCGCCGGATCGTCATGCTGACTGGCGACAACGAGCGTGCTGCGCGAGCCATCGCCCGGGAAGTCGGTCTGGACGAGTGGCGAGCCGATCTCTTGCCAGAAGAGAAAGTCGCGGTCGTCCGCGAGTTGCAGGCGGCGGGCTTCCGGGTCGCGATGGTGGGTGACGGCGTCAACGATGCGCCGGCGCTCGCGGCTGCCGATGTGGGGGTCGCGATGGGCGCGGCAGGAACGGACGTGGCGCTGGAGACGGCCGATGTCGTCCTGATGAGCGACGATCTGACCAAGTTGCCCTACTCGATCGAGCTGTCGCGCGCTGCCCGGCGCATCATCGTGCAGAACCTGGCGATCGCTCTCGCTGTGATCGTGATTCTCGTCACCAGTATTCTCGTACGCGGCGTGCCGCTGCCGCTCGCGGTGGTCGGTCACGAGGGCAGCACGATCGTCGTCGTCCTCAACGGCTTGCGGCTTCTTGCCTTCCGTCCCAGTGCAGCGTCCTCGCGGATCGGGGATGCCGTCGCGCCGGCGTGA
- the solA gene encoding N-methyl-L-tryptophan oxidase: protein MQSAEVVIVGLGIMGTAAAAALARRGHRVLGLEQYPPFHTRGSSHGKTRIIREAYFESPEYVPLVQRAYALWEALAERTGRTLLRVTGGISVGRPESPFITGARESALRHGLAHELLDAAEARKRFPALQVPDDFVALYEGRAGILFAEECWRAFIEDAVAHGARLHFGVRVTGFAPEGSGVAIETSEGTVRADRLVVAAGPWAPEVLASLGLPLTVRRVLVVHVEPRRRELFELGQLPIFLLDVPEGEYYGFPWLPEQGVKFGRHDDGEACTAETARRTITEAETAHMLAVLGRYLPEAAGALLMPVTCLYTMTPDAHFVVDRHPEWPHVAFAGGFSGHGFKFAPVIGEALADLAIDGRSELPIGFLGAARFGTRHQ, encoded by the coding sequence ATGCAGAGTGCTGAAGTCGTGATCGTTGGCCTCGGGATCATGGGCACGGCCGCTGCTGCAGCATTGGCCCGGCGGGGTCATCGTGTCCTAGGGCTTGAACAGTATCCACCGTTCCATACGCGTGGATCCTCGCACGGGAAGACGCGAATTATCCGGGAGGCCTATTTCGAATCACCGGAGTATGTCCCACTCGTGCAGCGAGCGTATGCGCTCTGGGAAGCGCTCGCCGAGCGAACCGGGCGCACGCTCTTGCGGGTGACCGGCGGCATCAGCGTGGGACGCCCGGAGAGTCCGTTCATCACCGGGGCACGCGAGAGCGCGCTCCGCCACGGACTCGCCCACGAGCTCCTGGATGCTGCGGAGGCGAGGAAGCGGTTCCCGGCTCTCCAGGTGCCCGACGACTTTGTTGCCCTGTATGAGGGCAGGGCTGGGATCCTGTTCGCCGAGGAATGCTGGCGGGCGTTCATCGAGGACGCGGTGGCGCACGGTGCCCGACTGCACTTCGGGGTACGAGTGACCGGTTTCGCGCCGGAGGGGAGCGGCGTCGCGATCGAGACGAGCGAGGGGACAGTACGAGCCGATCGTCTCGTCGTCGCCGCGGGACCGTGGGCGCCGGAGGTGCTGGCCTCGCTGGGGTTGCCCTTGACGGTGCGGCGTGTTCTCGTCGTGCACGTCGAGCCGCGGCGACGCGAGCTGTTCGAGTTGGGACAGCTGCCCATCTTCTTGCTCGACGTACCGGAGGGCGAGTACTATGGCTTCCCGTGGCTCCCGGAACAAGGGGTCAAGTTCGGTCGGCACGACGATGGCGAAGCGTGCACGGCGGAGACGGCACGTCGGACGATCACCGAGGCAGAGACCGCACACATGCTCGCGGTGCTGGGGCGATATCTGCCGGAGGCCGCTGGGGCACTCCTGATGCCGGTCACTTGCCTCTATACGATGACACCCGACGCGCATTTCGTCGTCGATCGGCATCCGGAGTGGCCACACGTTGCCTTCGCCGGCGGCTTTTCTGGTCACGGATTCAAGTTCGCACCGGTGATCGGCGAGGCGCTGGCGGATCTGGCGATCGATGGGCGTTCCGAACTGCCGATCGGTTTCCTCGGGGCAGCCCGGTTCGGGACACGGCATCAGTAA
- a CDS encoding FAD-binding protein — protein MPDFDYQTDVLIVGSGGAALVGALVVTEHGFEPLVVEKTAYVGGTTAWSGGGLWIPNNPVSRRAGLRDSFDEALRYMNEVIGDVGPASSPERRRAFLEYGPQMVEFLERLGFRWRPSLGYPDYYPEKPGSSTFGRSIEGALFDGRQLGPWLSRLHRYPNLPSVPLHTNEASQFALVLRTPGGALTAARVLWRLLSYRLRGRVPLTLGATLIGQLLFLCLQRSIPIWLESPFVDLLTEDGAVVGAVVDHQGRRVRIRARGGVLLAAGGFAHNREMRERYHPHPITTEWTSAAPSDTGDAIRAAQAIGAAVALMDDAWWGPTAIMPNGRPLFVLWERSLPFGIIVDSSGQRFMNESASYVDCGHAQYERHREVPAIPAWLIIDSKHRRYYPFGFVPPLLTPRSMTSQQFLVREQTLRELALRCGIDPNGLERTVERFNRMAAAGKDEDFHRGDSAYDRFYGDPRVRPNPNLGPLDRPPFYATAIYPGDLGTKGGLLTDEWARVLREDGKPIPGLYAAGNTTASVMGRTYPGPGSTIGPACTFAYIGMLHAVRQLAESLASS, from the coding sequence ATGCCGGATTTCGACTATCAGACCGATGTCCTGATCGTGGGGAGCGGCGGTGCAGCGCTGGTCGGTGCGCTGGTTGTCACAGAACACGGTTTCGAGCCCTTGGTCGTCGAGAAAACAGCGTACGTCGGCGGGACGACCGCCTGGTCGGGTGGGGGGCTCTGGATTCCGAACAACCCGGTGAGTCGGCGAGCTGGCTTACGCGATTCCTTCGATGAAGCGCTCCGGTATATGAACGAGGTGATCGGGGATGTCGGGCCTGCCTCCTCGCCAGAGCGCCGGCGCGCTTTCCTCGAGTACGGCCCACAAATGGTCGAGTTCCTGGAGCGGCTGGGCTTCCGCTGGCGGCCATCGCTCGGCTATCCCGATTATTATCCCGAGAAGCCGGGTAGTTCGACCTTCGGCCGGTCGATCGAGGGAGCCCTCTTCGATGGCAGACAGCTCGGTCCCTGGCTGTCCCGCCTGCATCGGTATCCCAATCTGCCGAGTGTGCCGCTTCATACGAACGAAGCGAGTCAGTTCGCCCTCGTCCTCCGAACGCCCGGCGGGGCCCTGACGGCAGCGCGTGTCCTCTGGCGACTCCTGTCCTACCGCCTGCGCGGCCGCGTGCCGCTCACGCTCGGAGCCACGCTCATCGGGCAGCTCCTCTTTCTCTGCCTCCAGCGCAGCATCCCGATCTGGCTGGAGAGCCCGTTCGTCGATCTCTTGACGGAAGACGGGGCCGTCGTCGGTGCGGTCGTCGACCATCAGGGACGGCGCGTTCGTATCCGCGCGCGGGGCGGTGTATTACTGGCGGCTGGCGGATTCGCGCACAACCGGGAGATGCGCGAGCGCTACCACCCCCACCCGATCACCACGGAATGGACGAGCGCGGCCCCGAGCGACACAGGTGATGCGATTCGTGCGGCGCAAGCCATCGGCGCAGCGGTCGCGCTCATGGACGATGCCTGGTGGGGCCCGACAGCGATCATGCCGAACGGCCGACCGCTCTTCGTCCTCTGGGAACGCTCCTTGCCCTTTGGCATCATCGTCGACTCGAGTGGCCAGCGCTTCATGAACGAGTCGGCGTCCTACGTCGATTGCGGCCATGCCCAGTACGAGCGACATCGCGAAGTTCCAGCGATCCCAGCGTGGTTGATCATCGATTCCAAGCACCGTCGTTACTACCCATTCGGTTTCGTCCCACCGCTGCTCACACCGCGATCGATGACGAGCCAGCAATTCCTCGTCCGGGAGCAGACGCTGCGCGAACTCGCGCTCCGCTGCGGTATCGATCCCAATGGTCTCGAGCGCACGGTGGAACGCTTCAACCGCATGGCGGCGGCTGGGAAGGACGAAGACTTCCATCGCGGCGACAGTGCCTATGACCGTTTTTACGGAGATCCGCGGGTGCGGCCGAATCCGAACCTCGGGCCGCTCGATCGCCCGCCGTTCTACGCCACGGCCATCTATCCAGGGGATCTGGGTACCAAAGGTGGGCTCCTCACCGACGAGTGGGCGCGCGTGCTGCGCGAGGACGGGAAACCGATCCCCGGGCTGTACGCGGCCGGGAACACAACTGCGTCGGTGATGGGCCGCACCTATCCCGGACCGGGCTCGACGATCGGGCCGGCCTGTACCTTCGCCTATATCGGTATGCTCCACGCCGTACGCCAGCTGGCCGAGTCGCTCGCCAGCAGCTGA
- the serA gene encoding phosphoglycerate dehydrogenase has product MERQIRLALDLDGVLTEHPAPLAQAANRALGMQLPDHAFVDSHGCNVPEAVRLWVYGPGGPATLLDPAPNAPQLLRDVLRALGSDRVVIITARPERSRATTEEWLQRHGFPQCRIVFTDDKVVAARELGVTHTIEDSLRHATCYAEAGITCFLLTNEPAPPGESPFVVRVPDLTAAVQSVLRLVGAPLPTASSDGMLPRRRRIVVSDVIDQRALERLAAEAEVIEVDGRDKEALYAALRDADALIVRSETQVTRELLSHAPRLRVVARAGTGVDNIDLQAATEAGIMVLNAPGANAVSAGEHTIALILAISRCLIEANATTHAGRWERKRFRPFDLKGKTVGIVGLGRVGSVVAQRLRAFEVRLLGYDPYITRERFAQLGVEPVDYETLLEHSDIVTFHVPATPETRHMLDARAIARMKRGAIVINCARGEIVDVYALAEALKSGQIAAAGVDVFPEEPAYESPLFGLPNVVLTPHIGGSSREALQAVGEIIATTTLAALRGEVVPNAVNLPAASLHAPELLRLTQVAEAAGHLIAVLQPSRPSHFLVTVHGQVAPDIAEHVTAVALAAALRRWTVRRVTPVNGRLVAQELHLFVDVRFDTGASSVPEFNFEVDGDPPHHVMVRWDHRHAGIMEVDRFSLERPLAGHMLITHHRDRPGIIGRIGTILGRYDVNIAGMQVGRRERGGEAIMVLNVDDPIPEAALNEILQVPDVWTAYVVSLPDPVDAPAPFAPALADD; this is encoded by the coding sequence ATGGAACGGCAAATACGGCTCGCCCTCGATCTTGACGGTGTCCTGACGGAGCATCCGGCGCCCTTGGCCCAAGCGGCCAACCGGGCTCTCGGGATGCAACTTCCCGATCACGCATTCGTCGATTCCCACGGCTGCAACGTTCCCGAGGCTGTCCGCCTCTGGGTCTACGGCCCCGGCGGACCAGCGACGTTACTCGATCCTGCCCCCAACGCACCGCAGCTCCTGCGCGACGTGCTGCGCGCACTCGGGAGCGATCGTGTGGTCATCATCACGGCGCGACCGGAGCGCTCGCGCGCGACGACGGAGGAGTGGCTGCAGCGACACGGCTTTCCCCAGTGCCGGATCGTCTTCACCGACGACAAGGTGGTGGCTGCCCGTGAACTCGGCGTGACGCATACCATCGAGGACAGCCTGCGGCACGCGACATGCTATGCCGAAGCCGGTATCACCTGTTTCCTCTTGACGAACGAGCCCGCACCACCCGGCGAGTCGCCCTTCGTTGTCCGCGTGCCTGATCTGACCGCTGCCGTCCAATCGGTTCTCCGTCTCGTTGGGGCACCGCTCCCGACTGCCAGCAGCGACGGGATGCTGCCGCGTCGGCGGCGCATCGTGGTCAGCGACGTGATCGACCAGCGTGCCCTCGAGCGGCTGGCCGCTGAGGCCGAGGTGATTGAGGTCGATGGCCGCGACAAGGAAGCGCTCTACGCAGCACTGCGCGACGCGGACGCCTTGATCGTCCGCAGCGAGACGCAGGTCACCCGCGAACTCCTCTCCCACGCACCGCGTCTCCGCGTGGTCGCACGCGCCGGTACCGGCGTCGACAATATCGACCTCCAGGCAGCGACGGAAGCCGGAATCATGGTCCTCAACGCACCCGGTGCCAACGCGGTCTCAGCGGGTGAGCACACGATCGCCCTCATACTCGCCATCTCGCGCTGTCTCATCGAGGCGAACGCAACGACGCACGCCGGACGCTGGGAACGCAAGCGCTTCCGCCCATTCGACCTCAAAGGCAAGACCGTGGGCATCGTCGGGCTCGGTCGTGTGGGATCAGTCGTTGCCCAGCGGCTCCGCGCCTTCGAGGTCCGCTTGCTCGGCTACGACCCGTACATTACCCGCGAACGCTTCGCTCAGCTCGGTGTCGAACCGGTCGACTACGAGACGCTGCTCGAGCACAGCGATATCGTCACGTTCCACGTCCCCGCGACGCCAGAGACCCGCCACATGCTCGACGCCCGGGCGATCGCCCGGATGAAGCGCGGTGCGATCGTCATCAACTGCGCGCGCGGCGAGATCGTCGATGTGTACGCACTCGCGGAAGCGCTGAAGAGCGGGCAGATCGCGGCAGCCGGTGTCGACGTGTTCCCCGAAGAGCCAGCGTACGAGAGCCCGCTGTTCGGCCTCCCGAACGTGGTGCTCACGCCCCACATCGGCGGCTCGAGCCGGGAAGCCCTCCAGGCGGTCGGCGAGATTATCGCCACGACGACGCTGGCTGCCCTCCGTGGCGAAGTCGTCCCGAACGCGGTCAACCTGCCAGCTGCTTCGCTCCATGCACCGGAACTGCTCCGCCTCACCCAAGTGGCTGAGGCAGCCGGGCACCTCATCGCCGTGCTCCAGCCATCCCGCCCGTCGCACTTCCTCGTGACTGTTCACGGCCAGGTCGCACCGGATATCGCCGAGCATGTGACAGCAGTGGCGCTCGCAGCGGCACTCCGGCGCTGGACGGTACGACGCGTGACACCCGTCAATGGCCGGCTGGTCGCCCAGGAACTGCACCTCTTCGTCGACGTGCGCTTCGATACCGGCGCCTCGTCGGTACCCGAATTCAACTTCGAGGTCGATGGCGACCCGCCGCATCACGTCATGGTGCGCTGGGATCACCGCCATGCCGGCATCATGGAAGTCGACCGCTTCTCGCTCGAGCGACCGCTGGCCGGACACATGCTCATCACGCATCACCGCGACCGACCCGGCATCATCGGCCGCATCGGGACGATCCTCGGCCGCTATGACGTGAACATCGCGGGCATGCAGGTCGGGCGGCGCGAGCGCGGCGGCGAAGCGATCATGGTGCTGAACGTCGACGACCCGATTCCGGAAGCAGCCTTGAACGAGATCCTGCAGGTGCCGGACGTGTGGACAGCTTATGTTGTCTCGCTCCCGGATCCTGTCGATGCACCGGCACCCTTTGCACCGGCTCTCGCTGACGACTGA